The nucleotide sequence TTTTGAATTTATAGGGAGAGAAAGTTTTTTAAAAAGTATGGCTATAGATAAAAAATTTATAAAATTAAGTATTCCTGAAAAATATTATGAAAATGTGACAAATAAAAATATATTAATCAGAGAATATGCATTGATAAAATTATTATTATACATAAAAAGCAACATAAATATTATGGCATATAGTAATATAGTTTTTTTAAGTTTTGAAAATATTTCAATGTTTTTATCAATGTTTTTTCATCAAAAAAAAATATTGTTAATTTTGCATAATAATTTAAAACATATAAACAACAAAATTATTTATAATATAGTTAAATTCTTATCTAAATCAAACACATTAATTTCATTAGATGATTTTATAAATGTAAATTTATCTGGAATGGGAATAGAAAATAAAGTAATAATTCATCCTTTAATAGGAAGTTATGTACAACAAAATAATTTGAAAAATAATGAAGAAATCATCATTTTTTCTCCAAGTATAACTAGTGTAGATAAGAAAATTTTAATTTTTTTATTACAAGATGAGAAATTAAAAAAAATCCTCCAAGAAAAAAATATCAAATTAATTTTAAGGGATAAAGAATTAAAATCTTCAATAGATAATATAGTAATATTATCTGAATTTTTATCAGAAGATAGTTATAGTAATTTAATGGAAAAATCAGATATTATATTTTTACCATATGAAAAAGATTTTAATAATAGAATAAGTGGAGTTTTATTAGAAGCTATTTCATTAGAAAAAAGTTTAATAATTCCTAAATATAATAATTTAAAGTATTTTTTAAACTTTAAGCAAGAAAATATTAAAGGATTTATTGATATTGATGAATTAAAACAAATATTAAAAGATGTAAATAAAATGTTAAAAAGAAATAATTATGAAAATATAAAAGAGAATTATTCTATGAATAAAATGAAAGAAGATATATTAAGACTAATAGAAAAGGAAGATTAAAATTAAATTTTATTAATATGGGAAAACAGCAACAATATAGCATAAATCATTTCTAAGACTATAATTAACTACAAGAATGATATACATTTAATATAGTGGAAGTTTTATGTACATAAAGAAAGGTTTGAATATTGAAAATTAGTAATTATGGTTGGAATTTAATTCATAAAAAATGTAAAAGATTATTTTTATTAAGTGATATAAGAGCTTGCAAGAAGGAATAGATAAAATGAGGAGAAAGAAATGAAGAAAGTTTTAATATTAAAAGTTGGTGCTTTGGGTGATGTAGTAAGAACAACATATTTTTTACCAGGAATAAAAAAAATATATAATGAAAATATAAAAATATTTTGGATAACTTCAAAATCAGCAATGGAAATATTAAGAAATAATAAACATATAGATGAGTTAGTAGATATAAACGATATTAATAAGCTTCAAGAAGTATTGGAAAATGAGTTTGATTGGGTTATTTCGTTGGAAGATGAGAAAGAAATATTTGAAAAAATAAAAAAAATAAAATATAAAAAAATTTCAGGTGTTTTTATAAAAGATAATAAAATAAATTACACAAATGATCTGAAAGAATGGTTTGATATGGGATTAATATCTAAATATGGAAAAAATATAGCAGATAAGTTAAAAAAATCAAATAAATTAGGTCATTCTGAAATTTTTTCAAAAGCTTTAGGAATAGAAATAAAAGAACCATACTTTTTTAATAATGTTAAAATAGAAAAAATTATTAAAGAAGAGATAGAGATATATAAAAAATATAAATTAATAGGGATGAACTTAAATGCTGGAAAAAGATGGCCTTCTAAATCATTGGATTTTGTAAAAGGGGTAAAGTTAATAGAAAAATTACTAGTTCATTTAGATATATATATATTTATTCTTGGAGGAGAAGAGGAGAAAGAAAATAATAAAAAATTACTAGAGAATTTTAAGGGAAAAGAAAGGATTATGATGATTGAACCTAGGTCACTAGAAGAATTTGCAGCTATTATAAAGAATTTGGACTTATTAGTAAGTAGTGATACATTAGCCCTACATTTAGCAATTGCTCAAAAAGTAAAAAATATAAGTTATTATTCACCTACTTCAGCGGCAGAAATAGATACTTTTGGTTTTGGAGAAAAAGTCATTTCTACAGCAAAAGATTATTGCAGTTATAATAAGGTAACAGATACTTCTTCTATAACTGCAGAAAAAATATATAATAAAATTATAACAATTTTATAAAATTGAAATATTTTAATTAATTTTTAAGGAAAAAAATTAAAAATATGAAATTATTTGAATCATGTATGAAAAAATAGCTAAATTTAAATAAAGGAAATTTTAAATTAATATATCATTTTCATATAAAAATATAGAAATATAAACCTAGAGATCTTTTAATAACAGGAGTAGAGATGAAGAAGTTAATTAAAAGAAATGATAGATTGGAAACTAGAAATATCTTGGAAGAGAGCATGGAAAAAATATTAACATGTTGGATAAAGGAGTTTAAATGAAAGAACTAGAAAGTCTAAAACAAGAAATACTAGAAAAAGTAAAAGAATATCACAATATAAAGTTTGGAGACAAAAAAGAATTTAAAGAGGAAGAAACATATATCAACTATGGAGGGAGATTCTTTGATGAGCAGGAAATGGTAAATCTTGTTGATTCTTCTTTGGACTTTTGGCTTACTTCTGGACCTTGGGTTAAGAAATTTGAAACTAAAATGGCTGAATATCTTGATATAAAGTACTGTTCTCTAACTAATTCAGGTTCATCAGCTAATCTTCTTGCATTTATGACTTTAACTGCTCAAGAATTAGGAGATAGAAGAATAAAAAGAGGAGATGAAGTAATAACTGTATCAGCTGGTTTTCCTACTACAGTTACTCCTATTATTCAATATGGAGCAGTTCCAGTATTTGTAGATGTAACAGTTCCAGCATATAACATAGATATAAATATGTTAGAAGAAGCATTAAGTGAAAAAACAAAAGCTGTAATGATAGCACATACATTGGGAAATCCTTTTAATCTTCAAGGAGTAAAAGATTTTTGTAAGAAACATAATCTATGGCTTGTAGAAGACAACTGTGATGCTCTAGGTTCTGAATACTACATAGATGGAGAATGGAAAAAAACAGGAACAATAGGTGATATAGGAACATCAAGTTTTTATCCACCTCATCATATGACTATGGGAGAGGGAGGAGCAGTATATACAGATAATCCTCTG is from Fusobacterium sp. and encodes:
- the rfbH gene encoding lipopolysaccharide biosynthesis protein RfbH, producing MKELESLKQEILEKVKEYHNIKFGDKKEFKEEETYINYGGRFFDEQEMVNLVDSSLDFWLTSGPWVKKFETKMAEYLDIKYCSLTNSGSSANLLAFMTLTAQELGDRRIKRGDEVITVSAGFPTTVTPIIQYGAVPVFVDVTVPAYNIDINMLEEALSEKTKAVMIAHTLGNPFNLQGVKDFCKKHNLWLVEDNCDALGSEYYIDGEWKKTGTIGDIGTSSFYPPHHMTMGEGGAVYTDNPLLHKLIKSFRDWGRDCWCESGVDDTCHMRFTKQYGELPLGYDHKYVYSHFGYNLKVTDMQAAIGVAQLDKLPHIVEARRRNWNKLYEGLKDIQDKIILPEPEKNSKPSWFGFLISVKEGTGKSRVELAKHLEANKIQTRNLFAGNLLKHPAFDEMRKTGEGFRVIGDLKNTDFIMNNTLWVGVYPGMTDEMLDFMIKKIKEYILG
- a CDS encoding glycosyltransferase family 9 protein, with the protein product MKKVLILKVGALGDVVRTTYFLPGIKKIYNENIKIFWITSKSAMEILRNNKHIDELVDINDINKLQEVLENEFDWVISLEDEKEIFEKIKKIKYKKISGVFIKDNKINYTNDLKEWFDMGLISKYGKNIADKLKKSNKLGHSEIFSKALGIEIKEPYFFNNVKIEKIIKEEIEIYKKYKLIGMNLNAGKRWPSKSLDFVKGVKLIEKLLVHLDIYIFILGGEEEKENNKKLLENFKGKERIMMIEPRSLEEFAAIIKNLDLLVSSDTLALHLAIAQKVKNISYYSPTSAAEIDTFGFGEKVISTAKDYCSYNKVTDTSSITAEKIYNKIITIL